From the genome of Pyxidicoccus trucidator:
GTGGGAGGCGACGCCAGGCCGCCCTCATCCAGGCCCTGCACCGTGTACGTGTAGACGGTGCCAGCTCGCGAGCACACGAAGTCCGGAGGCGTGAAGGTGGCCGTTCCGTCGGGGGCCGTGGCAAGGGCAGGCTGGCCAGCGCCTCCGTCCCACCTGTAGCCCACCGTGGCGCAAGCGCCCGCCGGGGGAGGCGTCGCCGTGAAGACCCTCGGCGGTCCAGCCGCGGGGGTCGAGGCCGCCGTGGGCGTTACCCCCGGCGCCTGGGGGCCCTGCTGGTTGACGATGGTGACGCTCAGGCCCGCGCCCTGGTCATGCGCCCCCAGGCCATCCGACGCCCAGAGGTTCAGCACCCGCGTCTCGTCCTTGCAGACCTCTCCTCGTGGGGAAATCACGAGGTCCAACGTGTCCGGCTGGGCCGCGGCGCTCACGTCCAGCAGGTCCGCCGCCGCCAGCGCATCCACCGAGACACGTACCGCGTCGCCGTCATCATCCGTCGCGGTGACCTGGACCGCGACGGGCCCGCTCCCCTCGTTGATGGGCCGGGCCTGCGTGCCCGTGAGGAACCGGGGCGACGCCGCGTTGGTGTAGAGGATGAGGTTGTCGCTGGAGTCGCCCGGGCTGTCCAGGGTGATGACGCAGAAGGCGGAGCCCACACAGCCCACCTCCACCGCGCGCACCGGCAGGGGGCTGGCCGCGAACTCAGGATGGACGCGCCACAGCGTCCCCGCATCGGACGCGCTGTCGGTCGGCACGGCGCCCAGCACCACGGGGATTCCGCCGGCCCCCGTCCCCACCGCCAGGCCAAAGCCCTCGCCGCGCACGCTTCCCGTGCCGGTGTTCACATCCACGGAGGTGATGCCCAGGGGCGTCCCACCATCGAGCACCGTGACGCGCGAGAACGGAGGGGAGATGGACCCGGGCACGACCGGCGGCGGCACGAGCTGTCCCCGGAAGAGCCCGTCGCTGTTGCCGAAGAGCGCTATCGGATGGGGCCCGTCCGCGGCGATGAGGTCCACCGTCGCGGGAGGCACCGTCGTCAGGGCGTCGGAGATGGAGACCTCCGCCATCTCGTCACGCCCCTGGTACCACAGGAACTCGGAGGCGCCGCTGCGGACGTGGAAGAGGGCCTGGGTACCGCTGGCCGTCTCCGTCACTCCCATCACCGTCGTGGGCGTGTACACGGGGTTGGAGATGGTCAGCCAATCCCAGGGAGGGTCTCCGACCTCCGCCAGGGGCGCGTAGAGCAGCTCGAGCGTGGCCGTGTCGAGTCGCACCATCGCATAGCCGGTCCCCGAGGGCGTGAAGCGCACCCGCTGCACGGCGCGGGTGCTGATGTTCGGGTTGTCGGGGCTGATGTTCCCGGAGGCCAGGCAGTTCTGGACGCTGGACAAGCTACCGTTGGGCGCGACGACGGCGAAGCAGCCCAGGGGAGACAGGAAGGTGCCGGGCGCCCTCCCCTCGAAGAACTCCACCGGGGGGTCGGCATTCCTCCGGAGCTCTGCCTTGACGGTCGACGTCACCGAGAACACGCCAGGCGCCCACAGGTCCACGTTCACGGGGACGCCATCCACGCCGGACGGCGCACTCGATGCGTGCGCCACCGCGGAGAGACCCAGACAGAGGCTGAAGATGGCGGCGCGCACGGAGTGCTCCTAGTAGGCCACTTCGGCTCGCAGGTAGAGCCGGTCCTGATTCTCCGACGAGTCGGCCGTCAGACCCAAACCGCTGAAGCCGAGCAGTGTGTACCCGGTGGCCACTCGTAGACGTTCGTCCACCCGGTATGCGACCTCCACCCTCACGGCCGTCAGCCGCTCGCCCTCCGGTGAAGCCGTCCTGCGCGCCAGCTCGGCCGCCACCTCCAGGCCGCCCACCACCCGCACCGCCGGGCGCACCGTGCCCGTCCACACCCAGCGCACCGAGTCCTCCAGGCTGGAGCGGCCCGCGTGCAGGCCCGCCCCCACGGAGACCCGGTCTCCCGCCTGGACGGCCGGCAGCAGGGAGAAGATCTGTAGCGCCCGGTCACCGAAGGCGGCGCGCGCGCCGGGCAGCAGCTCGCGGGTGATGGCGTAGCGTCCCACCACCAGCCACGGCCCGGGACGCCACGCCACCGCAGCGTAGCCCTCCACGAACCTCGCTTCGAGCGCCTCCTCATTGACGGTGCGGGAGAAGTCCACGCGGCCGGAGGCCGTCACGTCCTCGCGCAGCTCCGCCTGGGCGGCCAGCGCCACCACCGTCTGCAAGCGGTCCACCGGCGTCTGGGCGCCGCGCTCCGGCGTGCCCTCCTCCCGGCGCAGCTCCACTCGGCCCTCCACGCGCAGGCGCGCCAGCAGGAGCTGACCGAAGACGCCCGCGGTGTCCCGCCTCAGCGCGCTGTCCACGTCCAGCAGGCTGCGCACGCCGCGCTCGTAGCGGGCACCCATGCTGAAGCTGCCCGTCACCTGCTGCTGGAGCCCCACCGCCCGCGCCAGCCGCACGGTGGTGGCGTCATGCGCGCCCACGTCCTCCACGAAGAGCGCGGTGCCGCTGTCCGGCAGCTCCGTGCGCGCACCCGTCAGCGTCCGGCCCGCGCCGAAGTCCGGCCCGTCCACGTCCACCGAGTAGCCGCCGTAGTAGACGTCCTGCCCGCTCCGCGACTCCACGTTGGCCCACGCGCGCGGGCCCAGGTCCGGGCCCCAGCCGCCGTGCACCCCCACCCGGGTGTCCCGCGCCACGTCCACGTCCGCGCCCGCCGAGGTGAAGGTGTCATCCATCCGCCCCGGGCCCTCGCCGTGCAGCGCCAGCGTCTGGCGGTGCGCCGCCCGCAGCGACAGGCGCTCGGACACGCGCCAGGTGCCCGCCACCCCCGCCGAGGTACGGCCTCCGAAGAGCGCCGGGCCCACGCCGGGGACCTCCGCGGCGCTCAGCCGCGAGTCGCGCACCTCCAGCTGCACGCCCCAGACCGACTCCTCCCAGCCCACGCCCGCGCCCACCGTGCGCGCGGAGAACGGGGTGTCCATGAAGGGCTCCCGGGGGTCGGCCGAGCGACGCTCATCCGCCAGCAGCGTCAGGCGCAGGCGTCCCAGCGGCTGGCGCACGCGCAGCGAGCTCTGCCGGAACAGGGCCGCCTCCGCGTGTGCCCCGTCCGAGAAGCCCTTCGCGCGCAGTCGGAAGGCGGCGTCCACCGCGCTTCCCGAGCCACCCAATGGCCCCGGCCCACGCACCCGCAGGCCCAGCGCCTCGCCCTCCGTCCCCAGCGCCACCCGGGGGCGGATGAAGCTGAGGCCGCCGTCGTCCGACACGCCGAAGAGCTCCGGTGCCACCGCCGTGCCGCGACTGGAGGCCACCTCTGCCTGCAGGGTGTACGCGCCCAGCGCCGCGCGCGCCCGGCCGCTGTAGAGCGTGTACGGCCGGCCCTCGCGGCCCTCGCGCACCGCGGCGAAGCCCACGCGCGCGCCGAGCCACTCGGCCCACACCTCACCACCGGCCGTGTCGTCGGCATCCGCCGCCCGCAGCGCCGCGTAGTCCACCACCAGCACCGGCTCGGGCGCCTCCGTGGGAGAGCCCGTGCGCAGCCAGGACTCGCCCGCGAGGAAGGACAGCGGGCGCGACAGGAGGATGCGGCCGGCGAAGTAGTCGATGTCGTAGTCGCGCCCGCGCACCAGGTGCCGCTCCGCCAGCGGCAGGCCGGTGACGCCGTCGCGCACCTCCACGCGCACCAGCTCCGAGCCCTCCGCCACCGACACCGCGCCCAGGTAGTAGAGGCTGCCGCCGGTGGCGCGCAGCTCCTCGTGCGCCGGCACCGCCGTGAGCAGGCGGCTCGGGTCCGAGAGACTCCCACCAAACGCCTCCACGCCCGCGCGCGCCGCGTCGTCCTCCTGCGGCCCCGTCTTCAGCTCCAGGTAGGGGCCGAAGAGCGGCCGGTGGTAACGGCCCACCTCGCCGTCCTGCACGAGCGCCCGGTACGTGCCCAGGCCGGCGCGTCCGTAGTCCTCGTGCCGGGCCTCCAGCCGCAGGCGGCCCTCCGCGGCGTTGGGCGTCAGCGATACCGAGTCGTCGCCCCACTCCGCGGGCGTGAGGTCCAGGTCCGGCACGCGCTCGAAGCGCTCGGGCACGCGCGGGCGCAGCCAGTCCGGTAGGCTGGCGCCGTGCAGCGTGCGCCCGTCCGTGTCGCGCAGGTCCAGCTCGCCCACCAGCTCCACGTCGCCCACTCGCAGCTCGCCATGGACGGAGCCGCGGCCGCGCAGCTGCACGTCGCCATTCGCGGGCGCCCACGTGGCCTCCACGTCCAGCAGGCCCACGGCGAAGGGCTTCGCGGCGGCGTCAATCTCCAGCGTCTCGTCGCGCGGCGCCTCGCCCGGGACTTCCAGGTGGAGCGGCACCGCGTTGAGCCCCGGTGCCAGCGCCACCGGCACCTCCACGCTGCCCTCCCGCCCCACCACGCGCTCACCCTCGGGCGTGCGCACGCGTGTGCCCTCCGGCGCCTCCACGCGCAGCCGGGTGGTGCCGCTCGCCACCTGCTCATCCCGCCCGGCGGGAAGCTGGAGCGAGCCCGCGGGCTCCACCGGCCGGGGTGCCACCAGCCACCCGTCCTCGCGGCGCACCACGTCCACGCGCTGGCGGAAGAGGCGCACCGCCCCGTCCGGCGCGGTGGCGGTGATGGCCAGCGTGTTCTCTCCCACCACCAGCGGGACGAGCGCGCTCCACGCGCCCTCCGCGTCCACCTCCGCCTCCACGCCCGCCACGGTGACGCGGTCTCCCCGGGCCGCCTGTCCGGCCACGCGGAAGCGCACCGCGCCCTCGCCGGCCACCAGCTCCGCCACCGGCGGCACCGCCGCGTAGGACAGCGCCAGCGGCGGCGCCTGCGTGGCCACGCTGCGCACGGCGAAGTCCTGGAGGACGACGGCGCCCCAGGGCACCTCCACGGTGGCGGCCTCGGGCGTCACCCGGCTGGCGGCCGGCAACGAGCGTGGGTCCACCTTCAGCCGCTGGCGGCCCGGGCGCAGGTGCAGCCCACCCGTCGCGTCCGGCACGCGCGCGTCCACGCCGTTGACGTGGTAGCGGCCCCGCGCGTCCGTGCGCACCTCGCGGCCGGTGGTCAGCACCAGGCGCACGTCCGGCAGGCCCGGCTCGTCCGCGCCACAGCGCCCGTCACCATCCACGTCCTGGCACACGCGGCCTGCAATCGTGGAGGCCAGCGAAGCCGTGTCCGCGGACAGCCCCTGCGCCGCCGACAGGCCGGGCCACAGCAGCACGGCGCAGAGCACCTTCATCACGCGCCTCATGGCCTCACCTCGGCCAGCGCCGTCACACCGGTGCTCACGTCCGCCACGGAGACACCCACCGGGCCCGGGGCCCTCACGGTGAACGAAGTGCGGCCGCCTTCGACTGCCTCATCCACTCGCTCACCACCGGACAGCGCCACGTGCACCCTGCGGCCCTCCAGTACCTGCCCGCTCGCGTCCTCCACCCAGTACGTCACGCGAGTGCCCTCTACCTTCAGCCGGACGTTCACCGGGACTTCGGGCGCCAGCTTCACGGACTGCGACACGGCGGCCGGCACGAGCGGCGCCTCCAGCGGATACACCGGCCCGTCGGGCCCGAGCACATGGACGGTGCGCGCCAGTCCCGGCCACACCCCATGCATCACCTGCAGCGTGCCGGGCCGTGGCGGCCCCAGGCGCACCGTGCCGTCCGCGCCCGTCTCCACCGTCTGGCCATCCACGCGCAGGGGTTGAACCGGCACGGGCAACCCCGCCAGGTCCGATACGCCGGCATACAGCGCGCCGCCCTCGCGCCACACGGAGATGCGCGCGGGCTCGCTGCCCGCCGGCCCCCAGGCGCGGGCCCGCAGGCCGACCTCCGCCGCGTCACCCGAAGCAGGCGGAGTCCACGTGCTGGTGAAGGTGCCCGGCGGCAGCTCCACCGGCGGCGAGAAGGTGCCCACCGGCGCCAGCGTCTCCACCACCGCTCCAGGCCGGGGCCGGCCAAAGGCGTCGCGTGCCGTCACCTGGACCTCCGTGCGGGCGCCGTGGTGCACCAGCGCGTCGGACACGGACAGGCCCACCGTCGCCACCGGCCCCTGCACCAGCTGCAGCGCCAGTTCCTCACGTGAACCGGCGCCCCGCTGCGGCCACGCCGCGGTGATGCGCTCATCCTCGGCCAGCCCACGAGGCGCGGTGTAGCGCCACTCCAGCAGGCCGCCCTCCGCGCGCACCGGGCCACTCAGCGTCCCGTGCCGCGCCTGGGCCGTCACCTTCGCGTCCTCCACCGGCCGGCCCAGCGGGTCGCTCGTGGCGCAGACCAGCCGCGCCCGCGACGCGCCGTCCGCCGGCAGCCGCTGCGGTTGCAGCACGCACGCCAGCCCGTCAGTGGGCGGCAGCATCAGGTCGATGGGCATGCGCCGCACGTTGCCCACCCGGTCCACCACGCGGCCCTGCCCGATGCGGTGCCCCGGTGGGACGATGATGGGCAGGCGGAAGCGGCCGTCCGGGCCCGCCGCCACCGGGCCGAAGGACGTGCCCGCGATGTCGACGGAAATCTGCGCGTCCGGCTCGGTGGTGCCCGGCAGCGTCACCGTCGCGGCCAGCGGCACCAGCACGCGCCCATAGGCGCCGTGGATGGACTGCGGGCTGGGCCACGCGGAGAACGCCACCAGGATGGCCACCTCCGGGTAGCGCGTGTCCGGCAGCACGTAGCGAGCGCGGTAGGTGCCGGGCCCCGTCCGCTCCAGGCCCTCCACCCGGCCGATGCTGGCGCGCACCACCGGCGGCGCGCCGCTGTCATCCGCGGCGCCGTCCGGCCGCAGCAGCCGCACCGTGAGCACCGCCTCCTTGTCCTTCCCCTTCACCGGCGCGGCAGGCTCCAGCGCCAGCCGCACCTCGGTGCCCGGCGGCCCCACGCCGTAGCGCGCCTGGGCCTCCAGCCCGTCCACCCGCGCGCGCACCACCACGTCGCGCGCGCCCGGCTGCGGCACCACCCGGAAGGAGCGCAGCGGCGGCTGCTCGGGGCCGTCCCGCAGCTCCGCGCCCTCCGCCACCACCGACACGGCGCCTGTCGGCACCAGCGCGCCAGCGGCGTCGCGCCGCGCCACCGCCAGGAGGAAGCCATCCGGCGCCACGGCGGACGACGGCCCGAGGAACTCGAGCGTGTCCGCCCAGGCCGGGGCGCACAGCAGCAGCAATGCTGAGAGGAGGAACCGGTTCAGGCGGCTCCCACTCTACAGGGCACGGGGCTCGCGCCGAAGTTCCTTCCGCCTCGCCACCACCCCCACCCGCTGGGGTCGCGCCAGCCACAGCGCCACCACCATCAGCCCCACCAGCGCCAGCGAGCCACCGCCCGTGCTGCAGCCCCCGGGAACCGGGCCCAGGACCCGCACCTTGCCCTCGGGAATGAAGGTCATGGGTGACACCGCTTCCGACTGGAGCGCCATGGGCTGCACGCGCTGGCCGGGGATGACCATCGCGCCGGGTTCCTGCTGCTGCCCGGGTGCGTCATCCGCCTCGCACTTCGGCGGCATGCCGTAGACGCGGAGGCGGAACGAGCTGCCGGGGCTTCCGGAGATGGTCGCCTTCAGCAGGTTGTCGCCCCCCATGACCACGCCCGCGGCGATCAGCGAGACGTCGGGCTTGAACTGCGCGGGCGTCACCTTCTCGTGACCGTTGAGCCACACCCAGCCGGACGTGGCCGGCGCGCTGCTGTAGCCGTTGTCCACGCACAGCACGCCCACGCCCGAGCCGGGGAACTGGAACTCCGCCGAGTTGGGCCCGCCGGTGGTCCGCGTCAGCTCCACCGACGTCAGCAGCGGCCAGTTCTCGGGCTCGAAGCACACCTGGATGGGGAGCCGCCCCTCCTTCTGTCCCGGATCGCAGTGGGGCTCCTCCTGCAGTTGGAAGGTGAAGGAGTGCACGTTGAAGTCGCCGCTCGCGGGCGCCGTCCACACCACTCGCACCTGGCCGTCCGCGTCCACGCTCAGGTCATTGAGGTTCTCGTCCTCCACCCCGCTCGTCAGCACGTACAGCGTCTGCGAGGCCAGGTCATACAGGGCGATGTCGAAGTCGCTCTTGCCCGGGGCCCTCCGCTCGAAGGCCACCAGCGAGCCGCTGATGCTCGGGTTGGCGTCCAGGCCCGGCAGGGCCAGCCGCTGCTCGGCGCCGCCGCCCACCGGCTTCCAGTAGATGTCCCGGTCCGTCACGCCGTCCACCGTGCGCGTGCTGGCGTAGACCACCACCTGGCCGTTGGTGTCCGGCTGAGAGTCCTCGCCCTCGGCGCCGGTAAGGGCCTGGGTGACGAAGCCGCCCTCGCTCCACCGCGCCTCCCAGATGTCGCAGCGCAGGCCCTGCGCGTCGCACTTGGCCCAGACCACCGTCCTGCCATCCGGGGCCACCGAGGGCGTGCGGTCCTGCAGCGTGTCATTCGTGAGCCGGGTGAGGATGTCCCGGTCCAGGTCATACGTGGCGATCTCCGGCTGCAGCGAGTTGCCGGTGTAGCCGAAGTCCTGCCACGCCACCGTGCGGCCACCAATCACCGCCGCGCGCCGGCTGCAGCCCGCCTCGGGGGCCACCTCCACCGGAGTGGCCTCGGGGCCCACGTCGAAGGTGTAGATGGAGCTGGAGGCGCTCACCCGGGTGAACACCACCGTGCCGCCGCTCACGTCCGACACGAAGTCGAATGCGCCCTCGTTGGGGATGGCCGCGTCCTGGCCCGACGCCAGGTCGTGGTAGCGAATCTCACTCGTGCCGCGGACTTCATTCGTATAGGCGACCAGCGCCCCGCTCACGTGCGGGTCCGTCTGGTCACCCGGCCCATTGTTGACGACCCGATGGGTGCCGTGGATGGGGCGCGCCTCCATCTGCGCGAAGGCGGGGTACACCGCGGGGAACAACATGGAAACCAGGGCCAGTGTCCTCAGCATCGGAAACGACCTCCCGGAGAGACCGAGACGACGACCCATGCCTGCGCAAGGCACTGTGGGCCCGGTAGATCCGGTGCTGGCTTCCCACGGCGGTCACGGCCGGCCGTACTTCAGGCCCCGCGGCTTTGCGCACCAAGGCTTTCGCCCTGGATTGCCCTTGAACAGGATGAACTAGGGGAGAGTCTAGGGAGCCTGCTCGCCAGGGGTCAAGGCGAACGGCCACTCGTCCGACTGCTCTCTACGGGGAAGCGTCGTTTGCTTGATTCCAGATGTCCTGAGTGTCCGTCTTCAGGGGTGGCGGAGTGGTGTCGACCACCACGTCCTGCCGGTCCCTCTGTTCAATACGCCCCACTCCGACGGCGCGGACGTCCACCGTGTTGCGGCCCTCGCGCAGCGACACCTTGCGCTCGAAGTGGCCCTCGGCA
Proteins encoded in this window:
- a CDS encoding MYXO-CTERM sorting domain-containing protein — translated: MRAAIFSLCLGLSAVAHASSAPSGVDGVPVNVDLWAPGVFSVTSTVKAELRRNADPPVEFFEGRAPGTFLSPLGCFAVVAPNGSLSSVQNCLASGNISPDNPNISTRAVQRVRFTPSGTGYAMVRLDTATLELLYAPLAEVGDPPWDWLTISNPVYTPTTVMGVTETASGTQALFHVRSGASEFLWYQGRDEMAEVSISDALTTVPPATVDLIAADGPHPIALFGNSDGLFRGQLVPPPVVPGSISPPFSRVTVLDGGTPLGITSVDVNTGTGSVRGEGFGLAVGTGAGGIPVVLGAVPTDSASDAGTLWRVHPEFAASPLPVRAVEVGCVGSAFCVITLDSPGDSSDNLILYTNAASPRFLTGTQARPINEGSGPVAVQVTATDDDGDAVRVSVDALAAADLLDVSAAAQPDTLDLVISPRGEVCKDETRVLNLWASDGLGAHDQGAGLSVTIVNQQGPQAPGVTPTAASTPAAGPPRVFTATPPPAGACATVGYRWDGGAGQPALATAPDGTATFTPPDFVCSRAGTVYTYTVQGLDEGGLASPPTSFAVTVTAWGRPSSPFDPDAERALASGPDAGVEVAPDALLPCAPGTPDLPPVETVWRLTAPGEGVPPGLTVKDSDGGTVSLASEVVSGALRVEAAACARATLSLTARNRINSIEGGLQEGTEAQVRVVAEPPEEDATTAGLNLTAVPAADQQVDVNLGTSLLCPGEYALRARMALSEGTGGPELASEVVSVPGSWSPPVPETCDATEYLVQGALLDDSGQPRSNGGTAEARVTVPARDVRLGALEGGALVARCGEGVTGTLTQAIPAGACRTAALLWTQVDGPALTEDALSGESVTPRTQETGLEGLVGESITLRVTAEAAGGRTATTEHVVPITTEPFVDLTHETESPTGSENGLVGVVVRLRNTTECPVSGLRHVEQVQGLEWLPGSVKVDGQPMAEEAREDGFAVEGIPLPASGTAVLTYVARPRLLTSPHFGGEVLLNGVPVSAPLPEEQATSGCGCSGAGTGSGAAVFGLLALARLLRRRRDGAAG
- a CDS encoding flagellar motor protein, with amino-acid sequence MRRVMKVLCAVLLWPGLSAAQGLSADTASLASTIAGRVCQDVDGDGRCGADEPGLPDVRLVLTTGREVRTDARGRYHVNGVDARVPDATGGLHLRPGRQRLKVDPRSLPAASRVTPEAATVEVPWGAVVLQDFAVRSVATQAPPLALSYAAVPPVAELVAGEGAVRFRVAGQAARGDRVTVAGVEAEVDAEGAWSALVPLVVGENTLAITATAPDGAVRLFRQRVDVVRREDGWLVAPRPVEPAGSLQLPAGRDEQVASGTTRLRVEAPEGTRVRTPEGERVVGREGSVEVPVALAPGLNAVPLHLEVPGEAPRDETLEIDAAAKPFAVGLLDVEATWAPANGDVQLRGRGSVHGELRVGDVELVGELDLRDTDGRTLHGASLPDWLRPRVPERFERVPDLDLTPAEWGDDSVSLTPNAAEGRLRLEARHEDYGRAGLGTYRALVQDGEVGRYHRPLFGPYLELKTGPQEDDAARAGVEAFGGSLSDPSRLLTAVPAHEELRATGGSLYYLGAVSVAEGSELVRVEVRDGVTGLPLAERHLVRGRDYDIDYFAGRILLSRPLSFLAGESWLRTGSPTEAPEPVLVVDYAALRAADADDTAGGEVWAEWLGARVGFAAVREGREGRPYTLYSGRARAALGAYTLQAEVASSRGTAVAPELFGVSDDGGLSFIRPRVALGTEGEALGLRVRGPGPLGGSGSAVDAAFRLRAKGFSDGAHAEAALFRQSSLRVRQPLGRLRLTLLADERRSADPREPFMDTPFSARTVGAGVGWEESVWGVQLEVRDSRLSAAEVPGVGPALFGGRTSAGVAGTWRVSERLSLRAAHRQTLALHGEGPGRMDDTFTSAGADVDVARDTRVGVHGGWGPDLGPRAWANVESRSGQDVYYGGYSVDVDGPDFGAGRTLTGARTELPDSGTALFVEDVGAHDATTVRLARAVGLQQQVTGSFSMGARYERGVRSLLDVDSALRRDTAGVFGQLLLARLRVEGRVELRREEGTPERGAQTPVDRLQTVVALAAQAELREDVTASGRVDFSRTVNEEALEARFVEGYAAVAWRPGPWLVVGRYAITRELLPGARAAFGDRALQIFSLLPAVQAGDRVSVGAGLHAGRSSLEDSVRWVWTGTVRPAVRVVGGLEVAAELARRTASPEGERLTAVRVEVAYRVDERLRVATGYTLLGFSGLGLTADSSENQDRLYLRAEVAY
- a CDS encoding TolB family protein; this translates as MLRTLALVSMLFPAVYPAFAQMEARPIHGTHRVVNNGPGDQTDPHVSGALVAYTNEVRGTSEIRYHDLASGQDAAIPNEGAFDFVSDVSGGTVVFTRVSASSSIYTFDVGPEATPVEVAPEAGCSRRAAVIGGRTVAWQDFGYTGNSLQPEIATYDLDRDILTRLTNDTLQDRTPSVAPDGRTVVWAKCDAQGLRCDIWEARWSEGGFVTQALTGAEGEDSQPDTNGQVVVYASTRTVDGVTDRDIYWKPVGGGAEQRLALPGLDANPSISGSLVAFERRAPGKSDFDIALYDLASQTLYVLTSGVEDENLNDLSVDADGQVRVVWTAPASGDFNVHSFTFQLQEEPHCDPGQKEGRLPIQVCFEPENWPLLTSVELTRTTGGPNSAEFQFPGSGVGVLCVDNGYSSAPATSGWVWLNGHEKVTPAQFKPDVSLIAAGVVMGGDNLLKATISGSPGSSFRLRVYGMPPKCEADDAPGQQQEPGAMVIPGQRVQPMALQSEAVSPMTFIPEGKVRVLGPVPGGCSTGGGSLALVGLMVVALWLARPQRVGVVARRKELRREPRAL